One Formosa sp. Hel3_A1_48 genomic window, TGGGAGCCACTGATTGAGCTTGATTACACAGGCTGGATTGCCGCCTGTTAAGTGCTTTGCAAACGCATTGATGTGGAATACTTTTAATTTCATCTCTGTAATTTATTACAATTAAAATTAATACTAAAATATTAATTTTAAAAAGCAATCAATTTTATTATATTTGAAATTATTAATCAATTTATAAAAAAAATGAAGAAACTAATTTTAGTATTACTAGCATTTGCGGGAGCAAATCTATCTGCACAAGTTGCAAAATCGCGTTACATCAAAGTGGATGAAGACAAGGGTGAGCAAGTTTATGAAGCCATTAAAGCCAAAACTCAGAAATACAATCAATCTGCTGAACAAGGAGCGCATTATACTTTTTATATAGAAACAGGTCCTAGATCTGGGCAGTTGTTTAGAGCTCGTATAGAACAGGATATGGCAGCTTTTGATCAGGATGGAAGTCCAGAGGAATACCAAATGTGGAATGAAACCGTGGCGCCACATGTAACCAATGATCTTCCTCAAGTTTGGTACTATAACAAAGAGGTATCTCATGAAGTAACAGATCTTTGTCAAAAGCCATTGCGCCAAGTTATTTTATATAATATTGATCCTGCAAAATCAGATGATTTTTGGACATTTCGCAAACGGGTATATGACGCAGTCGTCAAATCAGAAGCTCAACTGGATATGGGTGTATGGACCGTTTTTGCTGGTAATAGAGGGTTAAATGTGCTTGTCGGATTTGCTCACGAAAATCACGCTGAGATGGATTTGGATGGTTCGGAAGAGTGGTCTAAGGTAGTTGCTGCTTATAATGAAGTAAATGGAGAAGATCAATTTAATACGGACAACGCTAAACTAAGAGAAAGTATGTCTGCGTGGGGTAATAGTACTCAACTTTGGACTTTTTTACCTGAATTAAGTTCACCATGTGTAACTCCATAATTTATAGAGTTTAGAATATATATCACCTATTAATTCAAACAACCCATAGCTTTCCTATGGGCTGTTTTTTTTAGTCATCAGATAGAGCTTAACACTTGTTTATTAACAATTAATCACAGTTCCCTTATTTTAATATATTATAAAATCACAACAATTATGTTGTGGTAAAATGAGCAGTTTTTATGGTCTAAAACTCATCAATAACTCACATATTAAAATCTTTTTTTATTTTTTACTGATTAAAAATGGGTTTCAGTGTTTTAATACCTTTTTTAAATAAAATCAATCTGTATACTAATTGTAGTGTTTTATTTTTGTTTCAAGCTGAAAAATAGCCCTATTTTGTGATGGTGTTTTTAACGTTTAAAAGCACATTTTTTTTGAATTAAATACAATCAACCAAAATACTATTATTGATAAATTTTAAATGGATTTAAACAACAATATATACATAGGAAAAAACCCTGCCTGTTTTTCAAATCAAAATGTTTCGGGTGACGAAGTGACTATCAATGGAGAGGCATTTTATAAGATCACAAACTTCAATAAAATGCGCCCGTTTTTTATGAGCATCGTAAGTAATTCTGATCACTGGATGTTTATCTCAAGCACCGGGGGACTTTCCGCAGGACGAAAGAACAGCAATTATGCGCTTTTTCCATACTACACAGATGATAAAATTACCGAGTCGAGTGAGCATACGGGGAGTAAGTCTATTTTTATTGTTCGCAAAGGTGAAAAGAATTTTTTATGGGAACCCTTATCTAACCGTCAAGATGGGGTTTATGAAGTTTCAAGGAATTTGTACAAAAATGCTTACGGTAATAAGGTTATTTTTGAAGAAGTCAATCACGACCTTCAAGTTTCTTTTTCCTACGAATGGAATTCAAGTGACGACTATGGCTTTATTCGCCAATCGACATTAAAAAATTTAGCCAATACAGCTGTTGATATTCGTCTTTTGGATGGAATACAAAATATTTTACCGCACGGTGTTGAAGTTGCACTGCAAAACAGTACAAGTAATCTTGTAGATGCCTACAAGAAATGTGAGCTAGAAACGGACTCAGGTTTGGGGATTTATTCATTAAGTGCCATTATCGTTGATAAAGCTGAGCCTAGTGAAGCATTAAAAGCCAATGTGGTTTGGTCTCTTGGGTTAAACGATTCTAAAAAACTTATTTCATCTACTCAAGTCAATGATTTCCGCAGAGGAAAGACAATTACAGAAGAAGTAGATATAAAAGCCGAGCGCGGAGCATATCTTCTTACAGCTGACCTTAATCTTAAAGAGAATGCCCAAGAACAATGGACTATAGTTGCTAATGTTAATCAGACAATTAATGACATTATTCAAATAAAAGAACGCATCAAAGATGAATCTACTCTACTTACAGAGTTAAAAGATTCTGTAGAAGAGGGAACACAACAACTCATTGCTTTAGTTGGCGCCTCAGATGGTCTTCAACTCACTTCTGATCGCGCAAGAAATACAAGGCATTTTGCCAATACCATGTTCAATATTATGCGTGGAGGTATTTTTGATGACAATTACAATATAGAAAAAAAAGATTTCAATGCGTACATAGAAAACGCCAACCACAAGGTATATTTCAAAAAATCAGATTTATTAAATGCACTTCCTGATACGTTTGACTTAACTCATTTGAAATCAATCGCGAAGGCCGATGATGACCAAAACTTTAAACGACTTTGCTATGAGTATTTGCCATTGAAGTTTAGTCGTCGTCATGGCGACCCTAGTCGACCTTGGAACAAGTTTTCGATAAATACCCGAAATGAAGATGGATCAAAAATCTTGGATTATCAAGGCAATTGGCGTGATATCTTCCAAAATTGGGAAGCACTTGTACATTCATATCCTGAATTTATTGAAGGGATGATTCATAAATTTTTGAATGCCACAACTTTTGACGGCTACAATCCCTACCGTGTCACAAAAGATGGATTTGACTGGGAAACCATCGAGCCAGATAACCCTTGGTCATATATTGGGTATTGGGGAGATCACCAAATCATTTATCTGCTCAAGTTTTTAGAATTTATTGAAACCTACTATCCAAATAAATTAGAGAGTTATTTTTCTAAAGATTTATTTGTTTATGCCAACGTGCCTTATCGAATAAAGCCTTATGAGCAAATTCTTAAAGATCCAAAAAACACCATCGATTTTGATCACGAAGCAGAAGCGAAAATTCAATTGAAACGTGACGAAATTGGAGTAGACGGCGCACTTCTGCGCGACAAAAATATATTCATCTACAAAGTTAATTTCATTGAGAAAATTTTAGCTACAGTATTGGCTAAAATATCCAACTTTATTCCCGAAGCTGGAATTTGGATGAATACTCAACGACCAGAGTGGAACGACGCAAATAATGCATTAGTTGGTAATGGAGTATCAATGGTAACCCTTTACTATTTACGCCGCTTTTTGAAATTTTTTGACACGACCTTAAAAACAACCACAACCAAAGATGTTGAAGTCTCAGTAGAGTTGATTGAATTTTTCGATCAGGTTGCTCAAACACTCAAAAACAACGAACATCTTCTTTCTGGGGCCATTTCAGATAAAGACCGAAAAATTGTTTTAGATGGTCTTGGCAAAGCTGGTAGCCAGTACCGCTCTACAATTTATAACAATAGCTTTAGCGGAGAGAAAGATACAGTTGATTTAGAAAAAATAAGGTCATTTATTTCCACTGCATTAGCGCATTTAGAGCATTCTATTCAGGCCAATAAAAGAGCGGACAACCTCTATCATGCATACAATTTGATGACAGTTGAAAACCATGAATCTGTATCGGTATCCTATTTGCCAGAAATGTTAGAAGGTCAGGTGGCAGTATTGAGTTCTGGTTACCTTTCTACTGAAGAATCTTTAAGTGTTTTAGATGCCCTTAAAGCGAGTAAATTATTTAGACCAGATCAGTACAGCTACATATTATACCCCAATAAAACGCTATCTCGTTTTGTAGATAAAAATACAATATCTAACAAACAATTTGAGTCTTCAATTCTCTTACAAAGACTTGTTGAAGCCGGCAATACACAGGTTATTTCTCAAGACTGCAATGGCGGATTGCATTTTAATGGCAACTTTAATAATGTTGATAATTTAAAAGAAGCATTAACAAACTTACCGGACGAATTTTCAGCTATTGCTGATAAGGAAGCCGAAGAGGTCTATGCTATCTTTGAAGCTAATTTTGATCACAAATCATTCACTGGCCGTTCAGGCACATTCTTTGGCTACGAAGGACTGGGGTCCATCTATTGGCACATGGTTTCCAAATTATTATTAGCTGCATTTGAAGCTACTCAAAAAGCAATTGATGAGCAAAAAGACCCTAAAACAGTAGGAAGACTTTTTGATCACTACTTTGAAATTAATGCAGGGATTGGTGCGCACAAATCTCCAGAGTTATACGGAGCGTTTCCTACAGATCCTTATTCTCATACGCCAGGAGGTAAGGGGGCGCAACAGCCAGGTATGACTGGGCAAGTAAAAGAAGATATTTTATGTCGTTTTGGAGAGTTGGGAATGCGTGTGTCCAATGGGGTTCTTGCTTTTGATTCTAGTATTTTAAAAGCATCCGAATTTATAGATGAAACTCAGGATTTTGAATATGTAGATGTTGCTCAAGAAAAACAATGTATAGGTCTAGAAAAAGATAGTTTAGCGTTTACTGTTTGTCAAGTTCCTGTGATTTACAAAAAAGCAACTAAACCTTCAATATCCGTTGAATTTTTTGATGGGTCTACCAAAATTTTTGATTCCAACGCATTGGATAGTGAAACAACAAAGCACGTTTTTGAACGTACACATAAAATAAAAAATATGACTGTTTATGTAGTCAAATAAATGTAGTAGAGTGTAAAATAAAACAAATGAACGCCTTAAAAAAACATATTAAGATTGCTTTTATCTGTATATGTCTTTTTAGTACTTCATGCAAAATCACAACAAAAGAAAATTTGAATCACAACAACAAAACAGCGGAGCAAATTCTTGGGAACCCAGAGTTCCTAGCAATATCTTATGGAGGTTATCGAATGACTTCAAGAGAAATTCAACCTTCTGTTGAGGCTATCAAGGAAGACCTGATGATTATGCATTCCATGGGTATTAGAATATTGAGAACCTATAATTTGCAATATCCGCACGCTTCCAATATACTCAAGGCCATTAAAGAATTAAGATCTAAGCATGCCGGCTTTGAAATGTATGTTATGTTAGGAGCTTGGATAGATTGTGCTAATGCCTGGACAGACCTTCCTCCTAATCATGAGCTGGAGGACGAAGAAAATAATGCTTCTGAAATCAATAAAGCAATAGCTCTTGCGAATCAGTACCCTGAAATTGTAAAAATTATTGCGGTTGGGAATGAAGCCATGGTACATTGGGCGACACCATATTTTGTAAAGCCAGAAGTGGTCTTAAAATGGGTTAATTATTTACAAAACCAAAAAGCACAAGGTCATCTTTCAAAAGCAGTCTGGATCACCAGTTCAGATAATTTTGCTTCATGGGGAGGTGGAAGCCCAGATTACCACAATCAAGATTTAGAACAACTTGTATCCGCTGTGGATTACATATCCGTACACACGTATCCCTTTCACGACACGCATTATAATTCAAGTTTTTGGTTGACCCCAGAAGATGAAGCTGCACTTTCTGAAACTGAAATAATAGAAAACGCCGTGCAGCGTGCAAAGTCCTACGCTGTACAACAATACCAAAGTGTAAAGAATTATGTCAATTCGTTAGGAATAGAAAAACCAATCCACATTGGAGAGACAGGCTGGGCTACAACTTCTCAAGGGCTTTATGGTGCAAATGGTTCACGAGCTGCGGATGAGTACAAACAAGCATTGTACTATAAATTAATGCGCGAATGGACCAATGAGAACAATATAGCATGCTTTTATTTTGAGGCTTTTGATGAACCGTGGAAAGACGCTAATCACCCTAATGGGTCAGAAAATTGTTTTGGTCTTTTTACCACGGACGGCCAGGCTAAATATGCTCTATGGCCCTTAGTAGATAAAGGTGTTTTTAAAGGGCTTTCCAGAGATGGAAAATTTATTAAGAAAACCTACCAAGGAAATAAAAGTGATTTATTGAAGGATATTTTTCCGCCAAAATTAGCTTTAGCTCTAAAGACGAACTAATATTATGAAATTCTTAAGTCTATTTTCGGTTTTATTATTTTCGTTCACTTTGTATTTAGTGCCTACAACAAACAATGTTGTAGAGGTTTCAGGGCGTCAACTTATAGTTGATAATACCCCTTACTTTATGAAAGGGGTCTGTTATCATCCTGTTTTAAGAGGTGAAACCGAGCGTAATTTCAGTACAATCGATCAAGATTTAGAGCTTATAAGCGAAGCTGGAATAAATACTATTCGTGTCTATGCACCCATTGATGATATAGAAGTATTAGATAAAATTGATGCTGCTGGTTTAAAACTCATCGTCAGCTTTGGCTACAATCAAAAAGGCGTTTATGATATTTTATCAGGTACTTTTTTAGATTACATCATGAAGTACAAAGACCACAATTCTATTTTAATCTGGGAACTTGGCAATGAATACAATTACCATCCGGAGTGGTTTGGTGGAGATATTCAAAATTGGTACAATGCTTTAAGTCAAGCCACTGACCAAATTCACGATATTGATCCAAATCATCCAGTGGCCACAGCTCATGGGGATATGCCAGACAAGCAAGCCCTTGCATCTAATCCTAATATTGATATATGGGGTTTAAATGTCTACCGTTGGGATCAACCTCAATCTGTATTTAAAGAATGGCAAACAGTGAGCGATAAACCAGTTTACCTTTCTGAAGCTGGAGCTGATAGTTATATGAAAATATCAAAAGCAGGTTTCAAACAAGGCGAGAACCAACGAGCACAAGCTGTAGCCAATGCAAAGATAATCGATGCCGTCTTAGACCGCTCTGATGTTGCGTCTGGGATTTTTGTTTTTTCGTTTACAGATGGTTTATGGAAAGCGGGGAATCCAAATGAACAAGATATAGGAGGCTGGGCGCCTAACAGCAGCGGAGTACCCTACGATGGCACACCCAACGAAGAATACTGGGGTATTGTCGACATTAACCGAAATAAAAAAGAAACCTTTGAGGTCATTAAAGAACGTTTTGTCAACTTTTCATTGCCTTCTAAATAAAGCTAAAATACTTATGAAATTCAAAATTGCCTTTTTATTATTTTTTTTAATTACAATGAACGCTTGTATGAACTCTACTAAGGAAAATATTACTGTTATTGAAACTTCAAAGAGCGGAAACCAACTGACGGAGCGCACTGATTTTGAATTAGGGGCTTCTCCTTCTTTAATAAAACTAAATTTTGATCAAAAATTTCAAACGATTTCGGGTTTTGGAGGTGCTTTTACAGAAGCATCAGCGCACTTACTGAATCGAATGAGTCAAGAAAATAGGACCGCTATCTTAGAAGCATACTTTAGTCGAAAAGGGGCAAATTATTCACTGACGCGGACACACATGAATTCGTGTGATTTTTCCTTGTCAAACTATTCATATTCTCCAGTTGCTGGAGATAAAAATTTAGAGCATTTTTCTGTGCAAGAAGATCAACTCGATTTGATCCCTATGATCAAAGGCGCATTAGCAACTTCTGAAGATGGATTTAGATTATTTGCTTCACCATGGACTGCTGCGCCTTGGATGAAAGACAATAATGATTGGGTAGGCGGTAAATTACTGCCAAAGTATTATGATACCTGGGCCTTATTTTTTTCCAAATATGTAGATGCCTACAAAGCTGAGGGTATTGATATTTGGGGCTTTACGGTAGAAAATGAACCACACGGAAATGGCAACAACTGGGAAAGTATGCATTTTACCCCAGAAGAAATGACGGATTTTGTTCAAAATTTTCTAGGGCCAAAATTAGAAGCTGATGGTAAAGGGGATTTGATTATTCTTGGATACGATCAAAATCGTGAGGGGATTAAAGAATGGGTAGATGTGATGTACAATGATGAAGCGTCCTCAAAATACTTCGATGGAACAGCAATCCATTGGTATGAAAGCACCTACGACTTTTTTCCTGAGGCACTTCAATACGCACACGAAAAAGCACCAAACAAATATTTGATACAAACTGAAGCTTGTGTGGACTCTGAAGTTCCTGCGTGGAAAGATGATAATTGGTATTGGGAGAAAAAAGCAACAGATTGGGGCTATGACTGGCGTGAGGATAACAAAAAATACCTTCATCCCAAATATGCCCCTGCAAATCGTTATGCACGAGATATAATTGGGTGCCTCAACAACTGGGTCGATGGTTGGGTCGATTGGAATATGGTTTTAGATCGTCAAGGAGGACCAAATTGGTTCAAGAATTGGTGTGCTGCTCCTATCATCGTAGATCCAGAGACCGATGAGGTATACTATACTCCATTGTATTACATTATGGCCCATTTCAGTAAATATATACGCCCGGGAGCAGAAGTAATAGGGGTAGATTCAACCGACAAAGACTTGATGGTTGCCGCAGCCAAAAACCCTGACAACTCTGTAGCTGTAGTGGTTTTTAATGAAGGGATGGAGCAAAAATATTTTGAATTAAAAACGTCAACTTCTACCACACAAATTTCGATTAGTCCTCAAGCAATTCAAACAATTTTGATTACTAACTAACAAACAAAAAAATATGAGTAATTTTATGAATACCAACAAAGTACCGCTAGGCCAAAAGATCGCTTTTGGTTTTGGTATGTTGGCTAATCAAATGTTTCCAGCCATCTTGGGAATATTTATGGTCGTTCTTGTAGAGGACTTGGGTTTTTCCGGTTGGATGTGGTCTTTAGTTTTTCTTTTCCCAAGAATTTTTGACGCTTTCCTTGATCCTATAATGGGGTTTATTTCTGACAATACAAAGTCCAAATGGGGAAGACGTCGACAATATGTTTTTATTGGCGGTATTCTTATGGGGCTTGCATATATCTTTATGTGGCAGCTGTACAAGGCTGACGGTGTAGAATACAACTTTTGGTATTTCTTTTTATGGTCTCTAGTCTTTTATTTGGGATTGACCATTTTTAGCGTTCCTTATGTTGCTATGGGTTACGAGATGAGTGATGATTTTCACGAGCGAACTAATATTATGGCTATCTCGCAGTGGATTGGCCAATGGGCTTGGGTAATTGCCCCTTTGTTTTGGATCATTATGTATGACGAAAACTGGTTCCCATCAGCAGATATTGCCGTACGAGAATTAGCTATTTGGGTGGCTATTCCTTGTGCAATCTTTGCCATAATTCCTGCTGTTTTCATCGAAAGCAAGTCAACTTTAAATGAAGATTATGAACCTTTGAATTTTGCTAATATTGGCAATAGCCTAAAAAAGATATTTGAAAGTTTTTCAGAAGCCTTCAAGATTAAAGATTTCAGAAGATTATGTGGCGCAACTTTTTTGATTTTTAATGCTTTTAACACTGTTGCAGCACTAACATTTTTTGTTATTGTCTATAAATTATTTAACGGCGATGCTGGAGCCAGTGGAGTATGGGTGTCTATGTTTGGATGTTTAGGCGCTTTAGGAACCACCTTTATTGTAATTCCTACAGTTGCATGGATGTCAAAAAAAATGGGTAAGAAAAGAGCTTTT contains:
- a CDS encoding glycosyl hydrolase family 17 protein, with product MNALKKHIKIAFICICLFSTSCKITTKENLNHNNKTAEQILGNPEFLAISYGGYRMTSREIQPSVEAIKEDLMIMHSMGIRILRTYNLQYPHASNILKAIKELRSKHAGFEMYVMLGAWIDCANAWTDLPPNHELEDEENNASEINKAIALANQYPEIVKIIAVGNEAMVHWATPYFVKPEVVLKWVNYLQNQKAQGHLSKAVWITSSDNFASWGGGSPDYHNQDLEQLVSAVDYISVHTYPFHDTHYNSSFWLTPEDEAALSETEIIENAVQRAKSYAVQQYQSVKNYVNSLGIEKPIHIGETGWATTSQGLYGANGSRAADEYKQALYYKLMREWTNENNIACFYFEAFDEPWKDANHPNGSENCFGLFTTDGQAKYALWPLVDKGVFKGLSRDGKFIKKTYQGNKSDLLKDIFPPKLALALKTN
- a CDS encoding glycoside hydrolase family 2 TIM barrel-domain containing protein; this encodes MKFLSLFSVLLFSFTLYLVPTTNNVVEVSGRQLIVDNTPYFMKGVCYHPVLRGETERNFSTIDQDLELISEAGINTIRVYAPIDDIEVLDKIDAAGLKLIVSFGYNQKGVYDILSGTFLDYIMKYKDHNSILIWELGNEYNYHPEWFGGDIQNWYNALSQATDQIHDIDPNHPVATAHGDMPDKQALASNPNIDIWGLNVYRWDQPQSVFKEWQTVSDKPVYLSEAGADSYMKISKAGFKQGENQRAQAVANAKIIDAVLDRSDVASGIFVFSFTDGLWKAGNPNEQDIGGWAPNSSGVPYDGTPNEEYWGIVDINRNKKETFEVIKERFVNFSLPSK
- a CDS encoding glycoside hydrolase family 30 protein, with the protein product MNSTKENITVIETSKSGNQLTERTDFELGASPSLIKLNFDQKFQTISGFGGAFTEASAHLLNRMSQENRTAILEAYFSRKGANYSLTRTHMNSCDFSLSNYSYSPVAGDKNLEHFSVQEDQLDLIPMIKGALATSEDGFRLFASPWTAAPWMKDNNDWVGGKLLPKYYDTWALFFSKYVDAYKAEGIDIWGFTVENEPHGNGNNWESMHFTPEEMTDFVQNFLGPKLEADGKGDLIILGYDQNREGIKEWVDVMYNDEASSKYFDGTAIHWYESTYDFFPEALQYAHEKAPNKYLIQTEACVDSEVPAWKDDNWYWEKKATDWGYDWREDNKKYLHPKYAPANRYARDIIGCLNNWVDGWVDWNMVLDRQGGPNWFKNWCAAPIIVDPETDEVYYTPLYYIMAHFSKYIRPGAEVIGVDSTDKDLMVAAAKNPDNSVAVVVFNEGMEQKYFELKTSTSTTQISISPQAIQTILITN
- a CDS encoding MFS transporter, producing the protein MSNFMNTNKVPLGQKIAFGFGMLANQMFPAILGIFMVVLVEDLGFSGWMWSLVFLFPRIFDAFLDPIMGFISDNTKSKWGRRRQYVFIGGILMGLAYIFMWQLYKADGVEYNFWYFFLWSLVFYLGLTIFSVPYVAMGYEMSDDFHERTNIMAISQWIGQWAWVIAPLFWIIMYDENWFPSADIAVRELAIWVAIPCAIFAIIPAVFIESKSTLNEDYEPLNFANIGNSLKKIFESFSEAFKIKDFRRLCGATFLIFNAFNTVAALTFFVIVYKLFNGDAGASGVWVSMFGCLGALGTTFIVIPTVAWMSKKMGKKRAFMMSQAISLIGYVMLYFLFIPGKPWMYIIALPFFSFGIGSLFMIMMSMTADVIDIDEINTGKRREGIFGAIYWWMVKVGFGIAGALSGVIITVVGFSPDLTTQDQQAAVDGLHAFFCFFPMGGTIIAMIIMWNYSITEGKANEIKEILTKRKNEKSTK